The Methanosarcina barkeri str. Wiesmoor DNA segment AGAAGCTTCGGCCAGCATAGAAAAGTTCATATGAGAATAAACCTGTTTTTTACATCAGAATTTGTGATACATATTATTACTTTTTTTTTAAATCCTTTTTTAGACAGAAAACCGTAACGACAAATGAAAATGTTATCTAAAGCCAGATTGAGAACGATATGACTGAAATAGAAAGCAAGTGGGATGAAAAGCTAAAGAGGTTTTTTAAAGATTACTACTGGAATGAAATCCTCCAGCTTGCAAACGAGTATCCGGACCAGCGAAGCCTTAGCGTTGATTTTACGGATATAGAGAAGTTTGACAGAGAGCTTTCAAAAGAGTTTCTTGACCATCCAGAAGAACTTATAAAGGCTGCCGCAGCTGCCCTGAAAGAAATTGACCTTCCTGTAGAAAAAAGCCTGGAAGAGGCTCACGTAAGGGTAGTAAGAATCCCAAACAGAGTACCTATAAGAGAATTAAGAAGCAAGCACCTCTCGCGCTTTATTGCAATCGAGGGTATGATAAGGAAAGCAACTGAAGTGAGACCAAGAATTACTAAAGCTGCTTTTGAGTGCCTCAGGTGCGGATATCTGACTTTTGTAGACCAAAATAGTTTCAAATTCGAGGAGCCCTTTGCAGGTTGTGAAGGCGAGAATTGCGGAAAGAAAGGGCCCTTTAAGATAAGGATAGAAGATTCCACTTTTATCGATGCGCAGAAACTGCAGATCCAGGAATCACCTGAAAACCTGAAAGGAGGTTCCCAGCCCCAGAGTCTTGAGGTGGACTCCGAAGATGACCTGACAGGAAGTGTTACCCCCGGAGATAGGGTTATAATTAACGGAATCCTGAAATCTAGACAGCGCACTCTGAAAGATGGGAAATCTACCTTTTATGACCTTGTTTTAGAAGCAAATTCCATAGAGCACCTGGATAAGGATTATGACGAACTCGAAATAACTGCTGAAGATGAAGAAGAGATCCTTGAACTTTCCCGTGATCCTGAAATTTACGGCAAAATTGTTAGTTCTGTTGCGCCTTCTATCTATGGATACGAGGACATAAAAGAAGCTCTTGTCCTTCAACTTTTTTCTGGAGTTGTGAAAAACCTTCCTGATGGTTCCAGAATAAGGGGCGATATACATATTATGCTTGTAGGAGACCCTGGAATTGCAAAATCCCAGCTCCTGCGCTATGTTGTCAAACTCTCCCCGAGAGGCGTTTTTACTTCAGGGAGAAGTGCGTCAGCAAGCGGTTTGACTGCAGCTGCTGTAAAAGACGAACTCAACGACGGTAGATGGACAATCGAAGGCGGTGCCCTTGTCATGGCTGATATGGGGATTGCTGCGGTTGACGAAATGGACAAAATGAAAACCGAGGATAAAAGTGCCCTGCACGAGGCAATGGAGCAGCAGACGATAAGTATTGCCAAAGCGGGAATTATTGCTACGCTTAAATCCCGCTGTGCCCTTCTGGGAGCTGCAAATCCGAAATACGGGCGTTTTGACCGTTATGAAGGCCTTGCAGAGCAGATAAGTATGCCGCCCGCACTGCTTTCCCGTTTTGACCTTATCTTTGTTTTGCTTGATACTCCTGACCATAACTTGGACACTAAAATTGCAAACCATATTCTGCA contains these protein-coding regions:
- a CDS encoding minichromosome maintenance protein MCM; protein product: MTEIESKWDEKLKRFFKDYYWNEILQLANEYPDQRSLSVDFTDIEKFDRELSKEFLDHPEELIKAAAAALKEIDLPVEKSLEEAHVRVVRIPNRVPIRELRSKHLSRFIAIEGMIRKATEVRPRITKAAFECLRCGYLTFVDQNSFKFEEPFAGCEGENCGKKGPFKIRIEDSTFIDAQKLQIQESPENLKGGSQPQSLEVDSEDDLTGSVTPGDRVIINGILKSRQRTLKDGKSTFYDLVLEANSIEHLDKDYDELEITAEDEEEILELSRDPEIYGKIVSSVAPSIYGYEDIKEALVLQLFSGVVKNLPDGSRIRGDIHIMLVGDPGIAKSQLLRYVVKLSPRGVFTSGRSASASGLTAAAVKDELNDGRWTIEGGALVMADMGIAAVDEMDKMKTEDKSALHEAMEQQTISIAKAGIIATLKSRCALLGAANPKYGRFDRYEGLAEQISMPPALLSRFDLIFVLLDTPDHNLDTKIANHILQSHYAGELFEQKEKLPGSQIKEDFVEAEMEVIEPVIQPEIMRKYVAYARKNVFPVMEEDARAHLINFYTDLRKTGESKNTPVPVTARQLEALVRLSEASARVRLSNTVTLEDAKRTIKIMMNCLKNVGVDPETGALDADILASGTSMSQRNKIKILRDIIKKVSEKHPGAKAPLEEVYAIAENEHGIDKIHAEENIKKMKQRGDLLSPDQNHIRLV